The following proteins come from a genomic window of Nitrospira sp.:
- a CDS encoding Septum-associated rare lipoprotein A has protein sequence MFPAVTLSITERMSPYGGRGTGTPVGIVEVPCLSYCGSTGDPIVDIRRGGAIPSMYTEHHHRRLLSSTSSAIILCLSLGACSWVPKGDGQLDVGIKDRGVASWYGEQFHGRQAANGELFDMEALTAAHRTIPLGSVVRVVNLTNGKHLYVRITDRGPYEKGRILDLSHGAAVRLGMEHGGLAHVQIEIVGERRPELTLLSEEFLDRAASLFADTVPQANRTSPGMTSPARNFPSDFWIGRRNRWAFVMLAVAQPAYTPVASLVLN, from the coding sequence ATGTTCCCTGCGGTCACACTCTCGATCACGGAACGGATGAGTCCATACGGAGGTAGGGGAACCGGTACGCCGGTCGGTATTGTCGAAGTCCCATGCCTTTCATACTGTGGATCGACCGGAGATCCCATTGTTGACATCAGAAGAGGAGGCGCGATACCCAGCATGTACACTGAGCATCATCACAGACGGCTCTTATCGTCCACATCCTCCGCAATAATCCTGTGCCTGTCGTTGGGGGCCTGTTCTTGGGTTCCTAAAGGGGATGGCCAACTGGATGTGGGGATCAAAGATCGAGGCGTCGCTTCATGGTATGGTGAACAGTTCCATGGCCGACAAGCGGCGAACGGCGAGCTGTTCGATATGGAAGCGCTGACGGCTGCTCATCGGACCATACCGCTCGGCAGTGTTGTGCGTGTCGTCAATTTGACGAATGGGAAACATCTCTATGTGCGGATTACCGACCGCGGTCCCTACGAAAAGGGCCGCATCCTCGACCTTTCCCACGGTGCTGCCGTCCGGTTAGGCATGGAGCATGGAGGATTGGCGCATGTGCAGATTGAAATTGTCGGCGAACGCCGCCCGGAGCTGACGTTGCTGTCGGAAGAGTTTTTAGATCGAGCTGCTTCACTTTTTGCCGATACGGTGCCGCAGGCTAATCGAACGTCACCTGGGATGACCTCTCCGGCTCGAAATTTCCCCAGCGACTTCTGGATTGGAAGGCGCAATCGCTGGGCCTTTGTGATGCTTGCGGTGGCTCAACCGGCCTACACTCCCGTCGCGTCGTTGGTCTTGAACTAA
- a CDS encoding Peptidase C14, caspase catalytic subunit p20, translating into MEQDPKHFSEGSSPLSRQADEPIADPASDQRQVDFPSVDASVVGQDTAALDEEQIKDEIDIQIDLLSDPDWVVRREAIITLGEMGDERCVEPLARALRDGDWQVREVAIEGLGQVGSPAVETLLKLLRDWEVRKYAIAALGKIRDERVLDPLVLQFRNDEFRDDAVDALVALGEPSVEKLIEALRDKDENVRKCAVLALGRIKSSEAIDPLITMLGDKDWFTRLTAAAALESIGDERGREAIKPLLKDPDMVVKMRVERILAKWKKQPISQPANA; encoded by the coding sequence ATGGAACAAGACCCGAAACATTTCTCCGAAGGCAGTAGCCCTCTCAGCCGACAAGCCGATGAGCCCATCGCCGACCCTGCGAGCGATCAGAGGCAGGTTGATTTTCCCTCTGTCGACGCATCAGTGGTCGGCCAAGATACTGCCGCGCTCGACGAAGAACAGATAAAGGATGAAATCGACATCCAGATCGATCTGTTGAGTGATCCCGACTGGGTCGTTCGCCGCGAAGCCATTATTACCCTGGGCGAGATGGGGGACGAGCGCTGTGTCGAACCATTGGCCCGCGCATTGCGCGACGGTGATTGGCAGGTTCGAGAAGTCGCGATCGAAGGGTTGGGACAAGTGGGTTCTCCCGCCGTCGAAACCCTCCTCAAACTGCTTCGTGATTGGGAAGTTCGTAAATACGCCATCGCGGCGCTCGGGAAAATCCGTGACGAGCGGGTGCTCGATCCCCTGGTGCTTCAGTTTCGGAACGACGAGTTCAGAGATGATGCCGTCGATGCCTTGGTCGCGCTGGGTGAGCCGTCCGTCGAAAAGCTGATTGAAGCCCTTCGTGACAAAGATGAAAACGTTCGCAAGTGCGCCGTCCTCGCGTTGGGACGGATCAAGAGCAGCGAGGCCATTGATCCGCTCATTACGATGCTCGGTGATAAAGATTGGTTTACGCGGCTGACGGCCGCAGCCGCGTTGGAATCGATCGGTGACGAGCGTGGTCGCGAGGCGATCAAGCCGTTGCTCAAAGACCCCGATATGGTCGTGAAGATGCGGGTCGAGCGCATTCTGGCAAAGTGGAAGAAGCAACCGATCTCTCAACCGGCCAACGCCTGA
- a CDS encoding putative cytochrome P450 hydroxylase — protein MVTRFDAAGRRVIRDPASNPITIARVVITLILIFITVPLFTASAETSSTVESKAATLFKAGDYPEVISLYRDLPPDATPSKAFLRLSLLSYVRLGRMDEALAVYAKLVQPGQPHDASLLRPLALGVITSHVRDRKEHVRIAAYSALAELGLPETAAILEDGLLDPSVVVRARAAEAIGKAGLAGKSGALRRALRDEMPTVRIAAMAALGEAHAADVQQRLLDVARTEDGPEAVFAYAALFQLGRSEKLADITSAATLPDAETRMAALGVLGRLKRPASLAVLAQAVYDPDPSVRTFAAGALGEFGSPGGVAPLTHAIGDEMAMVRGVAAASLGKLGIKENRPLLSALTRDPNPHVRASAAEGLIRLGDTSALTLATELARHPDPSIRGAAAQALSASADKEALAVLQTLLQDQQPLPRMMAAKGLRKSSDGAIPVLVKGLQDSDETVRIATANSLFQQLTRLSSSKRRR, from the coding sequence ATGGTGACTCGGTTCGATGCGGCGGGTCGCCGTGTGATACGCGACCCGGCCTCCAATCCGATTACAATAGCGCGTGTCGTCATCACGCTCATTCTGATTTTCATCACAGTTCCTCTCTTCACTGCGTCCGCTGAAACCTCGTCCACAGTCGAATCGAAAGCCGCAACCCTCTTCAAGGCCGGTGATTACCCTGAAGTGATCTCTCTCTACCGAGATCTCCCACCGGATGCGACGCCCTCGAAAGCCTTTCTCCGTCTCTCCTTGCTGAGCTATGTCCGCCTGGGACGAATGGACGAAGCCCTGGCCGTCTATGCGAAATTGGTTCAGCCGGGGCAGCCGCATGATGCATCGCTTCTTCGTCCGTTGGCACTCGGAGTAATCACGAGCCACGTTCGAGACCGAAAAGAGCATGTTCGCATTGCGGCCTACTCGGCCCTCGCGGAATTGGGACTGCCGGAGACCGCCGCGATTTTAGAGGATGGTTTGCTCGATCCCTCCGTCGTGGTACGAGCCCGAGCCGCTGAGGCGATTGGAAAAGCCGGACTCGCGGGGAAATCCGGCGCCTTGCGTCGTGCGTTGCGGGATGAGATGCCGACCGTCCGCATCGCCGCCATGGCCGCGCTTGGAGAAGCTCATGCCGCGGACGTCCAACAACGATTGCTCGATGTCGCGCGCACAGAAGACGGACCTGAAGCTGTTTTCGCGTATGCCGCCCTGTTTCAGCTGGGACGGTCCGAGAAGCTTGCCGACATCACCAGCGCAGCCACCTTGCCGGACGCAGAGACGAGAATGGCCGCACTTGGCGTATTGGGACGCCTCAAACGTCCGGCAAGCCTGGCGGTCCTGGCCCAAGCTGTGTATGATCCTGATCCATCGGTGCGCACGTTCGCTGCCGGAGCACTGGGAGAATTCGGGTCTCCGGGCGGCGTGGCTCCGCTGACACATGCAATCGGAGACGAGATGGCGATGGTGCGCGGCGTAGCCGCGGCAAGTCTCGGAAAGCTCGGCATCAAGGAAAACCGGCCCTTGTTGTCGGCACTCACCAGAGATCCGAATCCTCATGTCCGTGCCAGCGCCGCAGAAGGATTGATTCGTCTCGGCGATACCTCTGCCCTCACGCTGGCAACTGAGCTGGCTCGGCATCCCGACCCTTCCATTCGCGGTGCAGCGGCGCAGGCATTGAGTGCCTCTGCCGATAAAGAGGCCCTGGCGGTGCTACAAACTCTCTTACAGGACCAGCAGCCGCTTCCTCGCATGATGGCCGCCAAGGGATTGCGGAAAAGCAGCGACGGTGCCATCCCCGTCTTAGTGAAAGGGTTGCAGGACTCGGATGAGACCGTGCGTATCGCGACGGCCAACAGCCTGTTCCAACAGTTGACCCGATTGAGTTCGTCGAAACGTCGCCGCTAA
- a CDS encoding Gliding motility-associated ABC transporter permease protein GldF has protein sequence MTPVQAVIAKELRGYFVSPIVYVVGAVFLLIFGLLSYLYVGFAGAQAIQLMQMQGGMAQINLNDLVFRNLFASMRIVLVIILPILTMRLFAEERKLRTFEFLMTSPIRIHEIIAGKFISVFLIYLGLVGLTMLVPTVLMLFSDFDWNPVWTGYLGMVLLGALFLSVGVFASALTENQIVAAFVSFGMLLIIWLIAGLGNLFGDTTAGRVISYFSYMDHYDRLLRGLIDTSDLVYFGSGLALMLFLTHRVVESTRWK, from the coding sequence ATGACCCCGGTGCAGGCCGTCATCGCCAAAGAATTGCGCGGCTATTTCGTCTCCCCCATTGTCTACGTGGTCGGTGCGGTCTTTCTGTTGATCTTCGGGCTGCTCTCCTATCTCTACGTCGGTTTCGCCGGCGCGCAAGCCATCCAACTGATGCAGATGCAAGGAGGCATGGCCCAGATCAACTTGAACGATCTGGTCTTCAGGAATCTCTTCGCAAGCATGCGGATCGTCCTGGTGATTATTCTGCCCATCCTGACCATGCGGTTGTTCGCGGAAGAGCGCAAGCTGCGCACCTTTGAGTTCTTAATGACCTCGCCGATCAGGATTCATGAAATCATCGCCGGCAAATTCATCAGCGTATTTTTAATCTATCTGGGTCTCGTAGGATTGACGATGTTGGTTCCGACGGTGCTGATGCTCTTCAGCGATTTCGATTGGAATCCCGTCTGGACCGGCTATTTGGGAATGGTGCTGCTGGGGGCTCTGTTCCTTTCCGTGGGCGTATTTGCCTCGGCGCTCACGGAAAATCAAATCGTCGCCGCCTTTGTCAGCTTCGGTATGCTCCTGATCATCTGGCTGATCGCCGGATTGGGAAACCTTTTCGGAGATACCACCGCAGGCCGCGTCATCTCGTATTTTTCATACATGGACCACTATGACCGCCTGCTGCGGGGACTGATCGACACGAGCGACCTCGTGTACTTCGGAAGCGGATTGGCGCTCATGCTGTTCCTCACGCATCGCGTCGTGGAGTCGACACGCTGGAAATGA
- a CDS encoding Gliding motility-associated ABC transporter ATP-binding protein GldA has protein sequence MIDVQNITKRYGHHTAIDRVTFSVAKGEVLAFLGPNGAGKTTTMRILTCFMPATEGTARVAGFDCTEQPLEVKRQIGYLPETPPVYQEFTVAEYLAFVGRLRGITGPKLSSALDQSIGRLELGSVRHRLIGNLSRGYRQRVGLAQALLHDPPVLILDEPTVGLDPKQIIEIRELIKSLAGSHSVILSTHILPEATAVCQRVVIINKGRIVAEDTPEQLSARLRQSEKISITLKTCPADCEMKFREIPGILNVIPGQAGGSFLIECELGRDLRDEIARVAVLNQWGLLELRTVSMTLEDVFLQLTRHEDHLPEPTETMVGMAPAQRTDA, from the coding sequence GTGATCGACGTTCAAAACATTACCAAGCGATATGGCCATCATACGGCTATCGATCGCGTCACCTTCTCGGTGGCCAAGGGAGAGGTGTTGGCATTCCTCGGCCCCAATGGCGCGGGCAAAACCACCACTATGCGGATTTTGACCTGTTTCATGCCGGCGACAGAAGGCACGGCACGAGTGGCGGGTTTTGATTGCACCGAGCAGCCATTGGAGGTGAAGCGGCAGATCGGCTACTTGCCGGAAACTCCGCCGGTCTACCAAGAATTCACGGTAGCGGAATATCTGGCCTTTGTCGGCCGGCTCCGTGGGATCACGGGACCGAAGCTCTCGTCGGCGCTCGATCAATCTATCGGACGGCTTGAGTTGGGCTCCGTCCGTCATCGGCTGATCGGCAACCTTTCACGCGGGTATCGTCAGCGGGTGGGGCTGGCGCAAGCGCTGTTACACGATCCGCCGGTGCTGATCCTCGACGAGCCGACGGTGGGTCTTGACCCCAAGCAGATCATTGAAATCCGAGAGCTCATCAAGAGCCTGGCCGGCTCGCATTCCGTGATTCTCAGCACTCATATTCTGCCGGAGGCCACCGCAGTCTGCCAACGGGTGGTCATCATCAATAAAGGCCGCATCGTCGCGGAAGATACCCCTGAACAGTTGTCGGCCCGATTGCGTCAATCGGAGAAAATTTCGATAACCCTCAAGACCTGTCCGGCGGACTGTGAGATGAAGTTTCGCGAGATTCCCGGCATTCTCAATGTTATTCCCGGACAGGCGGGAGGAAGTTTCCTCATCGAATGCGAGCTGGGCCGCGATCTACGCGACGAGATCGCGCGTGTAGCCGTGTTGAACCAGTGGGGATTACTTGAGCTTCGCACCGTATCGATGACGTTGGAAGACGTCTTCCTCCAGCTCACGCGCCACGAGGACCACCTCCCCGAGCCGACTGAGACCATGGTCGGCATGGCCCCCGCTCAAAGGACGGACGCGTAG
- a CDS encoding Gliding motility-associated ABC transporter substrate-binding protein GldG, with protein MIIKSLPFGLLGVALGIGGMIAYTLRPDWLWVVTIVEGLALFCLALFFVLHFETVKAFSGRRSTRMGLNSFLMIALFSGILVIVNFLASRHSIRWDLSENQNFTLAPQTHRVLRSLPHDVKITVFTREKDPGYQPYKERLESYRQASTKLNVEFIDPEKQPKIAQSYGIFRTDTAIFESNGQTIRVTSPSEVELTGALIRISKDAKKRIVFVEGHGELSVEDKDRNGLSIAKEALTRQGYDVGTVSLLKESAVPDNTSVLVLAGPRRSVTKEEQERMKAYVEKGGHLLVLADPDTQTGLEPMLAHWGLGLGPGVLVDLQDRLAQGDLTALLVRTFTEHEITQDLTSAVLLPLSRHVTFDEQVGKDWDFVPLARTSPNSWAETNMQGRVVSLSEKEDIKGPLPMAAALAPKKAPEEGKPRPAIVVIGNSTFVSNAFFNFPGNSDFFLHTTGWLAEERDLISIAPKEPALRPFTPNPTQERVLIYVQVVFLPLVTLLTGIIVWRKRRRL; from the coding sequence ATGATTATAAAGTCCTTACCCTTCGGTCTACTCGGAGTCGCGCTCGGCATCGGCGGCATGATTGCCTACACCCTTCGTCCCGACTGGCTGTGGGTCGTCACGATCGTGGAAGGACTGGCTCTATTCTGCTTGGCCCTGTTCTTCGTCCTCCATTTTGAAACCGTCAAGGCATTCTCCGGCCGGCGGTCGACGAGGATGGGACTGAACAGCTTTCTGATGATCGCGCTCTTTTCCGGCATCTTGGTCATCGTCAACTTTCTGGCTTCCCGACATTCGATACGTTGGGACCTCTCCGAAAATCAAAATTTCACCCTCGCGCCGCAAACCCATCGGGTTCTCCGATCCTTGCCGCACGACGTGAAGATTACGGTCTTCACGAGGGAAAAGGATCCGGGCTATCAACCATACAAGGAACGATTGGAGAGTTATCGGCAAGCCTCTACCAAACTCAACGTCGAATTCATCGATCCGGAAAAACAGCCGAAGATAGCCCAAAGCTATGGGATCTTCCGAACCGATACCGCGATTTTCGAGAGCAACGGCCAGACCATCCGCGTAACCTCACCATCGGAAGTGGAGCTGACCGGCGCCTTGATTCGCATTTCCAAGGATGCCAAGAAGCGCATCGTCTTCGTCGAAGGCCACGGCGAGTTGAGTGTGGAAGATAAAGATCGCAACGGCCTCTCCATCGCCAAGGAGGCCTTGACTCGGCAAGGCTATGACGTGGGCACCGTGTCGCTCTTAAAAGAATCCGCTGTGCCGGACAATACGTCGGTGCTGGTATTGGCCGGGCCTCGCCGCTCCGTGACGAAGGAAGAACAGGAACGGATGAAGGCCTATGTGGAGAAGGGCGGCCATCTTTTGGTCTTGGCTGATCCCGATACTCAAACAGGTCTGGAGCCGATGTTGGCCCATTGGGGGCTGGGCTTAGGTCCGGGAGTGTTGGTTGATTTACAAGATCGGTTGGCGCAGGGAGACCTCACGGCGCTGTTGGTTCGGACGTTCACCGAACATGAGATCACGCAGGATCTTACCTCTGCCGTGCTCTTGCCGCTTTCGCGACACGTCACGTTCGATGAACAGGTCGGGAAAGACTGGGATTTTGTGCCGCTGGCCCGTACCTCGCCGAACAGCTGGGCTGAAACGAACATGCAGGGCCGGGTCGTGAGCCTGAGTGAAAAGGAAGACATAAAAGGACCGCTTCCCATGGCCGCCGCGCTGGCGCCGAAGAAGGCCCCGGAAGAAGGCAAACCTCGACCCGCCATCGTGGTGATCGGGAATTCGACCTTCGTATCCAACGCCTTTTTCAACTTTCCCGGCAACAGCGACTTCTTTCTCCATACGACCGGTTGGCTGGCCGAGGAACGGGACTTGATCTCCATCGCACCGAAAGAGCCGGCATTGAGGCCCTTCACACCCAACCCCACCCAGGAACGGGTGCTGATTTACGTGCAGGTCGTGTTCCTTCCACTCGTCACATTGCTCACCGGCATCATCGTGTGGAGAAAACGCCGACGGCTGTAA